One region of Mucilaginibacter sp. 14171R-50 genomic DNA includes:
- the vgrG gene encoding type VI secretion system tip protein VgrG, with product MSQATNITSGGLVSFSVTAGGAPVPDTVRILSVRVEKRVNRVASARIIILDGEADTGTFDVSSSATFVPGAVIAVQAGYDNAEQVIFQGIVTGQRIVINDLVGSTLEIECRDQAIKMTAGRKCLTFSQQADSDIITSIIGTYDGLSADVTSTSTQWPEQIQYYTTDWDFMLARAEANGLIVTTINNKVTVAQPDAGTSPVLTIAYGNNLLEFDADLNALTQLPGVNATSWDYKNQAVGTSSAQNQIPGPGNLSSSDLAGMVGINQYQLQTTAPLETTDLNGWCNAQVIKGEYAKIQGRVLYQGSALADIANYITLQGVGDRFTGNHFVSGITHDLSDGNWTTEASLGLSPAWFTEEPDVMAPPASGLLPGARGLLNGTVKQINDDPDNQYRILVNIPLFDQNGAGIWARLSNFYSTSNAGAFFLPEVGDEVVLGFLNEDPRYPVILGSMYSSASLKPYNTLQPNQNNTLKSIVSKSGLYVQFDDENVVLTINTPDKNTMIFSDKDKQIIIQDENNNSIVMSADGITIKSEKNINIQADQKVSITGSQGITLTADGGDVEISGINIKETADSQYSAMGSETAQINSGMELTLKSAMIMIN from the coding sequence ATGTCGCAAGCAACTAATATAACAAGCGGCGGGCTGGTATCGTTCAGCGTTACGGCAGGGGGGGCACCCGTGCCCGATACGGTACGTATACTATCCGTCAGGGTAGAAAAACGCGTGAACAGGGTGGCATCTGCACGCATCATCATTCTTGATGGTGAGGCGGATACCGGTACGTTTGATGTAAGCTCGTCGGCAACGTTCGTCCCCGGGGCGGTTATTGCAGTACAGGCCGGATATGATAACGCCGAGCAGGTGATTTTTCAGGGTATAGTCACCGGGCAGCGCATAGTTATAAACGATTTAGTCGGTTCGACCCTGGAGATAGAATGCCGCGATCAGGCCATAAAAATGACCGCAGGGCGCAAGTGCCTTACCTTTTCGCAGCAAGCTGACAGTGATATTATAACATCAATAATAGGCACGTACGATGGCCTGAGCGCTGACGTCACATCAACAAGCACGCAATGGCCCGAACAGATACAATACTACACAACCGACTGGGATTTTATGCTTGCAAGGGCGGAGGCAAATGGCTTGATAGTTACTACCATAAACAATAAGGTAACCGTGGCACAGCCAGATGCCGGTACAAGCCCGGTACTAACCATTGCCTATGGCAATAACCTGCTTGAATTTGATGCCGACCTAAACGCCTTAACGCAGCTGCCCGGAGTAAACGCTACCAGCTGGGATTATAAAAACCAGGCGGTAGGCACTTCATCTGCTCAAAACCAGATACCGGGGCCCGGCAACCTGAGCTCATCAGACCTGGCAGGCATGGTCGGGATAAACCAATACCAGCTGCAAACAACCGCGCCTTTGGAAACCACCGACCTCAACGGCTGGTGCAACGCGCAGGTAATTAAAGGTGAATATGCCAAAATACAGGGGCGCGTACTATACCAGGGTTCGGCATTGGCAGATATCGCCAACTATATCACCTTACAAGGTGTAGGGGACCGTTTTACGGGCAACCATTTCGTATCGGGCATAACACATGACCTCTCCGACGGAAACTGGACAACCGAAGCATCACTTGGGCTTTCCCCAGCATGGTTTACAGAGGAGCCCGACGTAATGGCGCCTCCGGCATCGGGCCTGCTGCCCGGCGCGCGCGGTTTGCTCAACGGAACCGTAAAACAAATAAACGACGACCCCGACAACCAATACCGTATACTGGTGAACATACCGTTGTTTGACCAGAACGGCGCAGGTATATGGGCGCGGTTATCCAACTTTTACTCCACCTCAAACGCGGGCGCCTTTTTTTTACCCGAAGTAGGAGACGAAGTGGTGCTGGGTTTTCTTAATGAGGACCCGCGTTACCCGGTTATACTGGGCAGTATGTACAGCAGCGCCTCGCTCAAACCATACAATACGCTGCAGCCAAATCAAAATAATACCCTTAAATCTATTGTGTCAAAATCGGGCCTGTATGTGCAGTTTGATGACGAGAACGTTGTGCTGACGATAAACACCCCCGATAAAAACACGATGATATTCAGCGATAAGGATAAGCAGATAATCATCCAGGACGAGAACAACAACAGCATTGTAATGTCGGCCGACGGTATCACTATAAAAAGCGAAAAGAACATAAATATCCAGGCCGATCAAAAGGTTAGCATTACCGGCAGCCAGGGAATAACCCTAACCGCAGATGGGGGCGACGTAGAGATAAGCGGGATTAACATAAAAGAAACAGCCGATAGCCAGTACTCGGCAATGGGCAGCGAAACCGCACAGATAAACAGCGGCATGGAGCTAACCCTGAAGAGTGCAATGATCATGATAAACTAA
- a CDS encoding GPW/gp25 family protein: MDSHKIIKEKNFLGSGWSFPVSFSAETCQVSITAYEENISESIRLILFTATGERNMEPQFGSGLQKYFFRKTSETLKGELINTIKMSLLINEPRINVTGVDVEFTDILNGMLEITINYIYIQTNTRHNHTFPFSLMEGTNLK; encoded by the coding sequence GTGGATAGTCATAAGATCATAAAGGAAAAGAATTTTTTGGGATCGGGGTGGTCGTTCCCGGTAAGTTTCTCTGCCGAAACGTGCCAGGTAAGCATCACAGCATACGAGGAAAACATCAGCGAGTCGATAAGATTGATCCTGTTCACCGCTACCGGCGAAAGGAATATGGAGCCGCAATTTGGCTCTGGACTGCAGAAATATTTTTTCAGGAAAACGAGCGAAACACTTAAAGGCGAGCTGATCAATACAATTAAAATGTCGTTACTCATCAACGAACCCAGGATAAATGTAACCGGTGTTGATGTGGAATTTACTGACATCTTAAACGGGATGCTGGAAATAACGATAAATTACATATACATACAAACCAATACAAGGCATAATCACACCTTTCCATTTTCATTAATGGAGGGTACCAATTTAAAGTGA
- a CDS encoding PAAR domain-containing protein, translated as MPPAARLTDFHECPMETPAVPAPIPHVGGPVVGPGEPTVLIGGLPAARVGDMLTCVGPPDSIVKGSATVLIGNMPAARIGDTTAHGGSILLGDFTVEIGG; from the coding sequence ATGCCACCAGCAGCCAGATTAACCGATTTTCATGAGTGCCCGATGGAAACACCGGCGGTACCGGCGCCTATACCGCATGTCGGCGGCCCGGTTGTTGGCCCCGGCGAGCCAACGGTACTTATTGGTGGCCTGCCGGCGGCCCGGGTAGGCGATATGTTAACCTGCGTTGGCCCGCCCGATTCTATCGTAAAGGGGTCGGCAACGGTTTTAATAGGAAATATGCCGGCGGCAAGGATAGGCGATACAACGGCTCATGGCGGGTCGATATTATTAGGTGATTTTACAGTTGAAATAGGTGGATAG
- a CDS encoding phage tail protein, whose translation MATDNGSAEGSTWPMPKFRFEVDLGSTMQKIAFQEVSGMDVEHQIIEYRNSNSPLFSTEKMPGIVKYGNVTMKRGVFVNDNTFWNWRSQIAMNTVARQTVVIKLLDENGDITMQWQLLNAWPTKITSTDLKSDGNEVAVDTIEIAHEQLIITNGKSS comes from the coding sequence ATGGCAACAGACAACGGAAGTGCAGAAGGCTCAACATGGCCGATGCCGAAATTCAGATTTGAGGTAGACCTTGGATCTACCATGCAAAAGATAGCCTTTCAGGAAGTATCGGGCATGGATGTAGAACACCAGATAATTGAATACAGAAACAGCAACAGCCCGCTTTTTTCAACCGAAAAAATGCCCGGTATAGTTAAATATGGCAACGTGACCATGAAACGCGGCGTGTTTGTGAACGACAACACGTTTTGGAACTGGCGCTCGCAAATTGCTATGAACACCGTTGCCAGGCAAACGGTGGTAATAAAACTGCTTGACGAAAACGGCGATATAACCATGCAGTGGCAGTTGTTGAACGCATGGCCAACCAAAATTACCAGTACAGACCTTAAATCTGACGGAAACGAAGTAGCGGTAGACACCATAGAAATTGCACATGAGCAACTCATCATTACCAACGGTAAGTCCTCATAA
- a CDS encoding phage tail protein: protein MSNSSLPTVSPHNDYPVNFYFQVGYNNENIAFREVSGISQEMAIEEVACGGENRFKYRLPVIASTKNLVLKSAVLPQSSTFNTWCLNTLSGGFSQSITTCNLLVDLLNPAGQVCLAWTFNAAYPVKYSVSDLNSQDGSIIIQSVELAYTFFQVTTNSIVYPTPSSNNS, encoded by the coding sequence ATGAGCAACTCATCATTACCAACGGTAAGTCCTCATAATGATTACCCGGTAAACTTTTACTTCCAGGTAGGGTACAATAACGAGAACATCGCGTTCCGGGAAGTATCGGGCATATCGCAGGAAATGGCTATTGAAGAAGTAGCCTGTGGCGGGGAAAACCGGTTTAAGTACCGGTTACCCGTTATTGCAAGTACCAAAAACCTGGTGTTGAAAAGCGCGGTTTTGCCGCAATCGTCAACCTTTAACACCTGGTGTTTAAATACGTTATCGGGCGGGTTTAGCCAGTCTATAACCACTTGCAATTTACTGGTTGATCTGTTGAACCCTGCCGGGCAGGTTTGTTTGGCCTGGACGTTTAACGCTGCCTATCCGGTAAAGTATTCGGTGTCAGATCTTAACTCGCAGGATGGCAGCATCATTATTCAATCGGTAGAGCTGGCTTATACGTTTTTCCAGGTGACTACTAATAGCATTGTTTACCCAACACCATCATCAAATAACTCATAA
- a CDS encoding DUF5908 family protein: protein MAIEIRELVIKTQIVSGQSRQHAISDREIQALKRSVIETCREMIRESKNRYRNNR from the coding sequence ATGGCTATAGAGATCAGAGAACTGGTAATAAAAACACAAATAGTGTCGGGGCAATCGCGGCAACATGCAATAAGCGACCGCGAAATACAGGCGCTGAAGCGAAGCGTGATAGAAACCTGCCGTGAAATGATCAGGGAGAGTAAAAACAGGTACCGCAACAACCGTTAA